A region from the Stigmatopora nigra isolate UIUO_SnigA unplaced genomic scaffold, RoL_Snig_1.1 HiC_scaffold_126, whole genome shotgun sequence genome encodes:
- the LOC144193160 gene encoding fibroblast growth factor 8-like — MRPTYRHRYVFIHLFIFFYAQVTNQSPPNFTQHVSEQGKVTDRVSRRLIRIYQLYSRTSGKHVQVLPNKKINAMADDGDVHAKLIVETDTFGSRVRIKGAETSLYICMNKRGKLIGKKNGLRRDCIFTEIVLENNYTALRNARYEGWYMAFTRRGRPRKGSRTQQHQREVHFMKRMPSGQQPAITSQHRPFDFIQYPFNQRTKRTKYS; from the exons ATGCGACCCACTTATCGACACAGATACGT GTTTATACACTTATTTATCTTCTTTTACGCCCAG GTAACCAATCAGTCCCCGCCTAATTTCACGCAGCATGTAAGCGAGCAGGGCAAAGTGACAGACCGCGTGAGCCGCAGGTTGATACGGATCTACCAACTGTACAGTCGGACCAGCGGCAAGCACGTGCAGGTTCTGCCCAACAAGAAGATCAACGCCATGGCTGATGATGGAGATGTACACG CTAAACTAATTGTGGAGACAGACACATTTGGAAGTCGAGTGCGTATCAAGGGAGCCGAGACTAGCCTCTACATCTGCATGAACAAGAGGGGGAAGCTCATTGGCAAG AAAAATGGACTAAGGCGTGATTGTATCTTTACTGAAATTGTATTGGAGAACAACTACACGGCGCTGAGGAATGCCAGGTATGAGGGATGGTACATGGCCTTTACCCGTCGGGGACGGCCACGGAAAGGTTCGCGGACACAACAGCACCAGCGGGAGGTCCATTTTATGAAGAGAATGCCAAGTGGTCAGCAACCTGCAATTACAAGCCAACATCGACCTTTTGACTTCATTCAATATCCATTTAACCAAAGGACTAAACGTACAAAGTACTCATGA